The Pochonia chlamydosporia 170 chromosome 1, whole genome shotgun sequence genome window below encodes:
- a CDS encoding beta-lactamase family protein (similar to Aspergillus clavatus NRRL 1 XP_001270526.1) translates to MDLFTSAQFGPRVEGLLQKFHAPGVSIAIVQNSSIVSAGYGLVNLDPPKPMTADVLFDIASASKSLTAASVALLVHNDGHYPHVTYEATMSSLLPEDFVMSDETYTKVVTVEDMLSHRTGIAPHDESYLGPNSPHTDNAKSVTRNLRNLAVAAPIRTKHLYCNMMYTVATHLIETVASLSFADFLQRHFFNPLGMNSTNLQPARARAKGLGDRITPGYVWDDETKTYNRFKVPDAPEAQGAGSIITSVNDYVKYVKAIMNQEEPFTKDIYEGLIRSRSLFDPDYKQRTASTSSILYAAGWEVTFYRGFMIVGHGGSIAGAGTRHF, encoded by the exons ATGGACCTCTTTACTTCCGCACAGTTTGGCCCTCGCGTTGAGGGTCTCCTGCAAAAGTTTCATGCTCCCGGCGTCTCCATTGCTATTGTTCAAAACTCCTCTATTGTCTCTGCTGGTTATGGTCTTGTCAACCTTGACCCGCCGAAACCCATGACGGCTGACGTTCTCTTTGACATTGCGTCGGCCTCCAAGTCTCTCACTGCTGCGTCAGTCGCCCTGCTCGTCCACAACGATGGCCATTATCCCCATGTCACGTATGAGGCTACCATGTCCAGCCTCTTGCCGGAGGACTTTGTCATGTCAGATGAAACCTACACTAAGGTCGTCACTGTGGAAGACATGTTGTCTCACCGCACGGGTATTGCACC TCATGATGAGTCATATCTTGGCCCTAACTCTCCCCATACAGATAATGCGAAATCCGTGACTCGGAATCTGCGAAATCTGGCTGTTGCGGCACCAATACGCACCAAACACTTGTACTGCAACATGATGTATACCGTTGCAACGCATCTCATCGAGACTGTGGCCTCTCTCAGCTTTGCCGACTTCCTGCAGAGACACTTTTTCAACCCCCTTGGCATGAACTCAACTAATTTGCAGCCAGCACGCGCAAGAGCCAAGGGTCTTGGAGATCGCATCACCCCTGGTTACGTGTGGGACGACGAGACGAAAACCTACAACCGATTCAAAGTTCCTGATGCTCCTGAAGCACAGGGTGCaggctccatcatcaccagcgtAAATGATTATGTGAAATATGTGAAGGCCATCATGAACCAAGAGGAGCCGTTCACCAAAGACATCTACGAGGGGCTCATTAGGAGTCGCTCACTTTTTGACCCTGACTACAAGCAACGTACggcttcaacttcttcgatACTCTATGCGGCGGGCTGGGAAGTTACGTTTTACCGAGGCTTCATGATAGTTGGCCACGGTGGGTCAATCGCTGGCGCAGGAACCCGCCACTTCtag
- a CDS encoding restless-like transposase (similar to Metarhizium robertsii ARSEF 23 XP_007826348.1), with product MDANVTVKRRRTSDCGTSSAPLINPDALPEDWKLLPWSKFPGFTVSERAGRQTSWIWQHGFDIQARDSHTKRKWVCRPCLQMPKPKTSDFSAVGTQNIEKHLFREHRLVDESGKRQPATGNWLKEKTPSRNIVEMLNLDASDPKEQSIANALIQRFDKSHFQRLLLEWVVDANISFRQPEHSRLRRIFEYLNPSVAATNAHISHDTVRRRIVDLHLQQKSRIVDHLKSFPGQIHIAFDGWRSRNRHALYGIVCFYVDKNGAPSKLVLGLPELKVSHSGENIAAQILEILESYEILDRVGYITLDNAGNMDTATEQIAEALGIDPKKRRVRCFGHVLNLVVKALLFGHKAEALEAEVDGGPGVDAAQHEIWRKKGPVGKLHNLVHWIHRSDKLTYHLRALQEEFFQHSDNLKIQAKKPVDVVLDNQTRWLSTLYMIRRGLMLRPFLEDLVEKVTLEFRKGCRNGVRRREEIPLCLREESLLSEKDWKVIELMDKVLLDFEEALRMLEGDAQSRVRKGGRIEAYGKMWDVASTYEFLMDSLEEWKATAANYPDPEHFKININLGWDKLNEYYTKLDETPAYYAAAILNPVSRWAYFENSWTNKAQLLWLQEAKRTVRKLWDEEYKTLPILTMPDEEPPLKRLKVMSALERHRAYRTSSLSGRSSSLENSQNVDHDEYDHWLSSPDVKNDPLVTDVVQYWWGRRKDYPRLSRMALDLLSVPPMSAECERLFSVAGQMVSPLRTRLEASTIGITQTLRSWVRNGLIDAADTLIDVSGEIGESIIWQAEEDGRGAWE from the coding sequence ATGGACGCAAACGTAACTGTTAAGCGCCGACGGACTTCGGACTGCGGCACATCCAGCGCGCCGCTAATTAACCCGGATGCTTTACCAGAAGATTGGAAACTTTTGCCGTGGAGCAAGTTCCCAGGCTTTACGGTTTCTGAACGTGCTGGCAGACAGACCTCGTGGATCTGGCAGCATGGGTTCGACATTCAAGCTCGCGATTCGCACACAAAGAGGAAATGGGTTTGCAGGCCTTGCCTCCAAATGCCGAAGCCCAAGACATCAGACTTCTCTGCCGTTGGTACACAGAACATCGAGAAGCATCTATTTAGGGAGCACAGACTTGTAGACGAGTCGGGGAAGAGGCAGCCTGCGACTGGGAATtggctgaaggagaagacCCCTTCAAGAAATATCGTCGAGATGCTGAATCTCGACGCTTCTGACCCTAAGGAGCAATCCATCGCCAACGCTCTGATTCAACGCTTCGACAAAAGCCATTTTCAGAGGCTGCTTCTGGAGTGGGTAGTCgatgccaacatctccttccGCCAACCCGAGCACTCTAGGCTTCGGCGCATATTTGAATACCTTAACCCATCGGTTGCAGCGACAAATGCACATATCTCCCACGATACTGTTCGAAGGCGAATTGTCgaccttcatctccaacaaaagTCACGCATAGTGGACCACCTGAAGAGCTTCCCAGGTCAGATCCAtattgcatttgatggctggcgTTCAAGGAACCGGCATGCTCTCTATGGGATTGTCTGTTTTTATGTTGATAAAAATGGTGCCCCTTCCAAGCTCGTCCTAGGCCTGCCAGAGCTGAAGGTTTCGCACTCCGGAGAGAACATTGCGGCTCAGATCCTCGAGATCCTAGAGAGCTATGAGATACTCGACCGGGTGGGGTATATTACGCTTGACAATGCCGGCAATATGGACACTGCAACGGAACAGATTGCAGAGGCGCTGGGTATTGATCCGAAGAAGCGCAGGGTGAGATGCTTCGGCCACGTCCTCAATTTGGTGGTTAAGGCTCTATTGTTTGGGCACAAGGCCGAGGCATTGGAAGCAGAGGTGGATGGGGGACCTGGTGTAGATGCGGCCCAACACGAAATCTGGCGAAAGAAGGGGCCGGTCGGAAAACTCCACAATCTGGTCCACTGGATCCATCGATCCGACAAGCTGACATACCATCTCCGTGCGCTGCAGGAGGAGTTCTTTCAGCATTCAGACAACCTGAAAATTCAAGCAAAGAAgcctgttgatgttgtcctCGATAACCAAACTCGTTGGCTGTCGACTCTCTACATGATCCGGCGCGGTCTCATGTTGCGACCGTTTCTCGAAGACCTAGTTGAGAAGGTCACGCTGGAATTCAGAAAGGGTTGTCGCAATGGGGTGAGAAGGAGGGAAGAGATACCCCTCTGTCTCCGAGAGGAGAGTCTCCTGAGCGAGAAAGATTGGAAAGTCATTGAGTTAATGGACAAGGTGCTCCTTGATTTCGAGGAGGCACTCCGGATGCTTGAAGGCGACGCCCAGAGCCGGGTGCGCAAAGGCGGCCGTATCGAGGCATACGGCAAGATGTGGGACGTTGCGTCAACATACGAATTCCTGATGGACAGTCTAGAAGAGTGgaaagcaacagcagcaaactaCCCAGACCCTGAACACTTCAAGATAAACATCAACCTAGGGTGGGACAAGTTGAACGAGTACTATACAAAGCTGGACGAGACGCCGGCATACtatgctgccgccattctAAATCCGGTCTCTCGTTGGGCATATTTCGAGAATTCCTGGACCAACAAAGCAcagctgctgtggcttcaGGAGGCGAAGAGAACGGTAAGGAAGTTATGGGACGAAGAGTACAAAACACTACCGATACTTACGATGCCCGATGAAGAGCCTCCGCTGAAGCGTTTAAAGGTAATGAGTGCACTTGAGAGACATCGAGCTTACCGGACCTCGTCGCTGTCAGGCaggtcttcatctttggaaaACTCGCAGAACGTAGACCATGATGAATATGACCACTGGCTGTCGAGCCCTGACGTTAAGAACGACCCTCTGGTCACTGATGTCGTACAATATTGGTGGGGGAGACGGAAAGATTACCCTCGGCTGTCGCGAATGGCTCTCGACTTGCTATCAGTGCCACCTATGTCCGCGGAGTGCGAGCGTTTGTTTAGTGTTGCTGGGCAAATGGTTTCACCGCTGCGGACACGATTGGAAGCTAGCACGATAGGGATAACACAAACACTTAGGTCGTGGGTGCGCAATGGCCTAATCGACGCAGCGGATACGTTGATTGATGTATCAGGAGAGATTGGGGAGAGTATTATATGgcaggcggaggaggacggcCGCGGTGCTTGGGAGTAG
- a CDS encoding transposase (similar to Metarhizium robertsii ARSEF 23 XP_007817087.2), which yields MAPTKANAAFVWRQFIDLGRSNPKKSKRYRCRHCQKDFAATSIGRPKEHLAACEKWQGKQQQERQAQDEAGHPPPYSEAIQKKITEVGVQHISQDESNSFAYDAAAAVIAGGRPFSLFESRRWHYFFTRIKPGWKPPSRAAITRILPDLYQELLDEVFQRITSSEWFNIIFDASDNVSGHRIVNISVQIPDGPAFYWKTFDTGDEQHTAENWVKLIWREMQKLCGGDLSRINSICTDTENTMRSVHDLLGRFPELSHVNFSLCDSHGLQLLIKDILLLPFFEDLFDNVTTLLTFFSRSKLQLQRLRTCQRTRWNGITRALIRSVITRWGSQYNSFFSLLRSRDPDRDWSIRKDVRGELRSQGCPVLLPEAVRIIKDNSFWLKLETAIAVLKPVNDFQHASEADESGIAYVVNRWLQIKSKWAEMREADQFPDVPWDDIDAIFKARLDKQTYNIHWVADALRPDTTGPNSKLPPSVFARVQEYLRKHLKNNDEYHRALSEFTHFRMRTGGPDGLFNKHSAVYDDGFKPAMAWQCLLNQGSILARVAVKVMNTLVNSVPSERSFSAISFIHTKARNRLTPVHADMQAFIFMNDRVLDRLKDEKYAHKKRWADLEEKDWLELEDSYLELFVNAQGKKVWMDGAMASTNEDFEWEVYYSRRVIYWVLTLRWNLRFEAQKWCKGRAHYCPKRKGKFG from the exons atggcgcccaccaaagctaacGCTGCCTTTGTTTGGCGACAGTTTATTGACCTCGGCCGCTCTAACCCTAAGAAAAGCAAGCGATACAgatgccgtcactgccagaaggactttgcagccacttctATTGGGCGGCCTAAagagcatctcgctgcgtgtgagaaatggcaaggcaagcagcaacaagagcgtcaggctcaagatgaagctggacatCCTCCCCCATATTCTGAAGCTATACAAAAGAAGATAACCGAGGTCGGAGTTCAGCATATCTCGCAAGACGAGAGTAACAGTTTCGCCtatgatgccgccgccgccgtaaTCGCTGGCGGCCGCCCCTTCAGCCTGTTCGAGAGCCGGCGTTGGCATTATTTCTTCACTCGCATTAAGCCTGGCTGGAAGCCTCCTAGCCGCGCTGCTATCACGAGAATTCTCCCCGACTTGTATCAGGAACTCCTTGACGAGGTTTTCCAACGCATTACTAGCTCAGAATGGTTCAATATAATATTTGACGCTTCCGATAATGTTTCCGGCCACAGAATCGTTAATATCTCGGTACAAATACCAGACGGCCCAGCTTTCTACTGGAAAACTTTTGATACGGGAGACGAACAGCACACAGCAGAGAACtgggtgaagttgatatggagagaaatgcagAAACTGTGCGGCGGTGATCTCTCCAGAATCAACTCTATCTGTACGGATACCGAAAATACGATGCGCTCGGTACACGATTTACTAGGGAGATTCCCAGAACTCTCAcatgtcaacttctctctgTGCGATTCTCACGGCCTTCAGCTCTTAATTAAAgatatccttctccttccattctttgaggatctCTTTGATAACGTCACCACACTTCTCACGTTTTTCTCACGGTCTAAATTACAATTGCAAAGATTGAGAACGTGCCAGCGCACAAGGTGGAACGGAATAACTCGCGCGCTGATCAGAAG TGTAATTACACGCTGGGGTTCTCAGTACAATTCAtttttctccctcctccgtTCTCGAGACCCTGACAGAGACTGGTCTATTCGAAAAGATGTACGAGGCGAGCTGCGATCCCAAGGGTGCCCCGTTCTCCTGCCCGAAGCGGTTCggatcatcaaagacaacagcttctggctAAAACTTGAGACTGCGATCGCTGTGCTAAAGCCTGTGAACGACTTTCAACACGCttccgaggctgatgagtcgGGAATCGCGTACGTTGTAAatcgctggctgcaaatcaaaAGCAAGTGGGCCGAGATGAGGGAGGCTGATCAGTTTCCTGATGTTCCGTGGGATGATATTGACGCTATATTCAAAGCACGGCTTGATAAGCAAACGTACAATATACATTGGGTCGCTGATGCCCTCCGGCCTGACACAACAGGTCCGAATTCGAAACTGCCACCTAGCGTCTTTGCGCGCGTACAAGAGTATTTGCGGAAACATCTGAAAAACAACGACGAGTATCACCGTGCTCTCTCCGAATTCACACACTTCCGAATGCGTACGGGCGGCCCAGACGGCTTATTTAATAAGCACAGCGCCgtatacgacgatggctttaagccagcaatggcatggcagtgcctcctcaaccagggcTCGATTCTGGCTAGAGTAgctgtgaaggtgatgaacaCACTTGTGAACTCCGTACCCTCAGAACGAAGCTTCTCTGCTATTAGTTTTATACATACAAAAGCTCGGAATCGCCTTACGCCAGTGCACGCTGACATGCaggccttcatttttatGAACGACCGCGTGTTAGATCgtctcaaggacgagaagtaTGCCCACaaaaagcgctgggcggatcttgaggagaaggactggctagaactcgaagattcatatctcgagttatttgtgaatgcgcagggcaagaaggtctggatggacggcgcgatggcctcaaccaatgaggattttgagtgggaggtgtattacagtcgacgggtgatatattgggtgttgacactgaggtggaatctgaggtttgaggctcaaaaatggtgcaagggcagggctcactattgcccaaaaaggaaggggaaattt ggctaa
- a CDS encoding transposase (similar to Metarhizium robertsii ARSEF 23 XP_007816601.1): MYDKYWIQAVYANALGLAAVRSTSRRVGIRARDIGGIIRDPFPDSVYTARDIYNARARPNRENLGGYSSTAALIKLFDDKGIPYIAEWASDEPSRLVGLVWTFLYCLQMWKRFSEVISFDNTYNTNRFKLPLFQVTGQTCLGTVFNAAFGLIDNERLEGFQFLAKGITTLLRRNGIRVPDVVITDFDNQMKKALEFEFPVAQQQLCIHHINSNVMLQSKRRWVYSAKDKGTGEESSSDDPDATLNQRDQQAVRASARQEEPVALDNLHQPVPHDYNGVLVLWKLVVFAETEEDHEKAWECLCRQFGDQRAILAYLYSTYMPVRAQWARCFIRKYRNFGIRVTSGTEASNNNIKSYLLNGMSHLYRLVEAIQGMLEDQEREFRQACAQDEVLTAREHEHRKALKGIPSSSKPWPDDVGTCGDECNVSFELGVPCHHTIYAKLTTATPLTKWDVHPRWHLREPPQSGRAFFGETTPDGRKTIVEITKTGLKTVLPSDFSAENSVYGYGGAIFDVLPDNRIIFSNRDNTILLLNPDSGAVSLLVESTVLHYGSFSANASLPWVLAIEEDRTDSTSQGAQNFIAAINVDTGEVKRVVTGADFYFQPRFSADGTRLSWTQYNRPELPYTDAKLHWADWSQDGAVTNVRLITGENRESVAEPRWGPDGSLFFAKEIGSYRQLFRIPSGSGEQFPIKLAGLESAEFSFASHSEPINTYAILTKDRVLATPIINGVNHVISIDITTGEWQLVANPETICQVLRDSVCRYDDTSALVIGAGTINGNTVHRIDAIRPELSKVIRKSMDETLPTSLFAAGSDVRWADLEEKDWLELEDSYLELFVNAQGKKVWMDGAMASTNEDFEWEVYYSRRVIYWVLTLRWNLRFEAQKWCKGRAHYCPKRKGKFFARPESIHIRSKDLPARDIHGFIWMPHNPTYKAPESELPPLIIQTHGGPTSHAGCGLMLPIQYFTSRGYAYVELNYTGSTGYGREYRQALFGNWGVLDRDDVVELADHLVASGRVRIGAVGVTGASAGGYITLQVLSKYSEKFAGGVCLCGVSDLETLDKDTHKIESDSVPALVLHNPAAVGTEKLQTYRERSALYNAKGIISPLLLIHGQDDTSVPIEQARKIYQAMAKHMADVKLIEVPEEGHMLSRPATVRLLIAEEEKWWRKTLLRLS, encoded by the exons ATGTATGATAAGTACTGGATACAAGCTGTATACGCAAATGCACTGGGGTTA GCGGCGGTTCGGTCCACTAGTCGACGGGTTGGCATCCGTGCACGAGATATTGGTGGAATCATCCGAGACCCATTCCCGGATTCAGTTTACACAGCAAGAGACATTTACAATGCAAGAGCCCGGCCTAACAGAGAGAACTTGGGCGGCTATAGTTCCACGGCGGCATTGATCAAGTTATTCGACGATAAGGGGATCCCTTACATCGCGGAGTGGGCCAGCGATGAGCCGAGCCGTTTGGTGGGGTTGGTATGGACATTCCTTTACTGTCTCCAGATGTGGAAGCGATTCTCCGAGGTTATTAGTTTTGACAACACATACAACACAAACCGCTTCAAGCTGCCCCTTTTCCAAGTTACAGGACAAACCTGCTTGGGAACTGTGTTTAATGCTGCATTCGGCTTGATCGACAACGAGAGGCTTGAAGGGTTCCAGTTCCTTGCAAAGGGCATTACTACGCTCCTAAGGCGAAACGGTATCCGAGTGCCTGATGTTGTTATtaccgactttgacaatcagatgaagaaggcccTCGAGTTTGAGTTTCCGGtcgcccagcagcagctgtGTATCCACCATATCAACTCCAATGTGATGCTACAGTCCAAACGGAGGTGGGTGTATTCCGCTAAGGACAAGGGCACCGGGGAAGAAAGTAGCTCGGACGATCCCGATGCTACCCTGAACCAACGCGATCAGCAGGCCGTACGTGCATCTGCAAGGCAAGAGGAGCCAGTCGCCCTAGACAACTTACATCAGCCCGTACCCCACGATTACAACGGAGTGCTCGTGCTgtggaagctggtggtgtttgctgagaCAGAAGAGGACCATGAGAAGGCCTGGGAGTGCCTCTGCCGGCAGTTCGGTGACCAGAGAGCGATCCTCGCGTATCTGTATAGTACATATATGCCAGTAAGGGCGCAATGGGCCCGATGCTTCATTCGAAAGTACCGCAATTTCGGCATTCGAGTGACTTCTGGCACAgaggccagcaacaacaacataaAGAGCTATCTGTTGAACGGAATGAGCCATTTATACCGACTTGTTGAAGCAATTCAGGGTATGCTAGAAGACCAGGAGAGGGAGTTCCGCCAGGCCTGTGCCCAGGATGAAGTGTTGACGGCGCGAGAGCAC GAGCATCGCAAGGCACTGAAAGGCATCCCAAGCTCGTCCAAGCCTTGGCCGGATGATGTTGGAACTTGCGGCGACGAGTGCAATGTTTCTTTTGAGCTCGGTGTGCCTTGCCACCACACAATCTATGCGAAGCTTACAACGGCGACGCCTCTGACGAAGTGGGATGTCCACCCGCGATGGCATCTGAGAGAGCCG CCTCAATCCGGACGTGCCTTCTTCGGCGAAACCACTCCTGACGGGCGTAAGACAATTGTTGAGATTACCAAAACTGGTTTAAAAACAGTCCTTCCTAGCGACTTCAGCGCAGAAAATAGCGTCTATGGATACGGCGGTGCAATTTTCGATGTGTTGCCTGATAACCGCATTATTTTCTCCAATCGAGACAACACCATCCTTCTGCTGAACCCGGACTCAGGAGCCGTTTCCCTATTAGTAGAAAGCACAGTTCTGCACTACGGAAGCTTCTCTGCCAATGCATCATTGCCCTGGGTTCTCGCAATTGAAGAAGATCGCACGGACAGTACCTCGCAGGGAGCTCAGAACTTCATTGCAGCTATCAACGTCGACACAGGCGAGGTTAAGAGGGTGGTGACAGGGGCAGATTTTTACTTCCAGCCGCGGTTCAGCGCAGATGGAACACGGCTCTCATGGACCCAATACAACCGCCCGGAGCTTCCATACACAGACGCGAAGCTGCACTGGGCAGACTGGTCCCAAGATGGCGCTGTCACAAACGTGCGCCTGATTACGGGAGAGAACCGCGAAAGTGTTGCAGAGCCTCGATGGGGCCCCGATGGgtctctcttctttgcaaaGGAGATCGGCTCGTATCGCCAACTATTCAGAATACCTTCTGGTAGCGGAGAGCAGTTTCCTATCAAGCTGGCCGGCTTGGAAAGCGCGGAGTTCTCATTTGCTAGCCACTCTGAACCGAT TAATACGTATGCTATCCTCACAAAAGACCGCGTATTGGCCACGCCAATCATAAATGGGGTGAATCATGTGATATCGATTGATATAACTACGGGCGAGTGGCAGCTGGTTGCCAACCCAGAGACTATTTGCCAAGTCCTGCGTGATTCGGTGTGCAGGTACGACGATACATCTGCGCTCGTAATTGGCGCAGGCACGATCAATGGCAACACAGTCCATCGCATTGACGCAATCAGGCCAGAGCTGAGCAAGGTCATCCGGAAGTCAATGGATGAAACCTTGCCGACAAGTCTGTTTGCGGCGGGtagtgatgtt cgctgggcggatcttgaggagaaggactggctagaactcgaagattcatatctcgagttatttgtgaatgcgcagggcaagaaggtctggatggacggcgcgatggcctcaaccaatgaggattttgagtgggaggtgtattacagtcgacgggtgatatattgggtgttgacactgaggtggaatctgaggtttgaggctcaaaaatggtgcaagggcagggctcactattgcccaaaaaggaaggggaaattt TTTGCGCGGCCAGAGTCAATACACATCCGCTCCAAGGACTTGCCGGCTCGGGACATTCATGGTTTCATATGGATGCCTCATAACCCGACTTACAAGGCTCCAGAAAGCGAACTGCCCCCGCTCATTATCCAGACACACGGCGGACCAACGAGCCATGCGGGCTGCGGCCTCATGCTACCAATACAATACTTCACCTCAAGAGGCTATGCGTACGTGGAACTGAACTACACAGGATCAACAGGGTACGGTAGAGAATACAGGCAGGCTCTGTTTGGCAATTGGGGGGTTTTAGACAGAGACGATGTCGTCGAGTTGGCTGACCACCTAGTCGCCTCTGGACGAGTGCGAATCGGAGCAGTCGGTGTGACCGGTGCAAGCGCAGGAGGCTACATCACGCTGCAAGTGCTTTCGAAGTACTCGGAGAAATTTGCTGGCGGTGTTTGCCTTTGTGGAGTAAGTGACTTGGAGACGCTTGATAAGGACACTCACAAAATTGAGTCGGACTCTGTGCCTGCTTTGGTTTTGCACAATCCCGCCGCGGTCGGGACGGAGAAGCTTCAGACCTACCGTGAGCGCAGCG